The Terriglobus tenax genome contains a region encoding:
- a CDS encoding FAD/NAD(P)-binding protein gives MSVGESNTTIAIIGGGVSGALAAFHLARQHTAARVVVFDPRPELGLGLAYSTPSLRHLLNVPAGKISALPEEPDHFLTWLREHHDPEATPGTFAPRAVFGRYIQWLLAQACGVEHDSHAVVDLRAIELGAVLTLNDGCQFRADYVVMATGNFDPAALPGISQAAQDSGAYCHNAWTAETYDALPQDAPVALIGTGLTGIDVVLRLRELGHRGIITAVSRHGILPNRHAGYVPLTQSAIPSGTEPTCLAYVRVLHAVLRHGVSWRAAIDSLRATTNDLWLALPLREQERFRRHLQRRWDVVRHRMAPTIADRIEAELRAGTLVIRKGHLARVEALAQGAAVALRTRVGVETFTTTRVINCTGPGMNYRRVNSPLLDSLFAQGLIVPGPLGGGFYCDSDGAMIDADGNASEVLFNLGPGRLGTLLESIAVPEIRMQAVDLAETLRKYLEQRKSAEAVGGRDEAKLMEAVAS, from the coding sequence ATGAGCGTAGGGGAATCAAACACGACGATCGCAATCATCGGGGGTGGGGTCAGTGGAGCCCTCGCCGCATTTCACCTGGCCCGCCAACATACAGCTGCGCGGGTTGTTGTTTTTGACCCCAGGCCGGAGCTTGGCCTGGGGCTGGCCTACTCCACGCCGAGCCTGCGGCATCTGCTGAATGTTCCTGCGGGAAAGATCAGCGCTTTGCCTGAGGAGCCTGATCACTTTCTGACATGGCTGCGCGAGCACCATGATCCCGAAGCGACGCCCGGAACCTTCGCTCCGCGCGCTGTGTTCGGCCGGTACATTCAGTGGTTGCTGGCGCAGGCGTGCGGTGTCGAACACGACAGTCACGCGGTGGTTGATCTTCGCGCTATCGAGTTGGGAGCCGTTCTTACGCTGAATGACGGATGCCAGTTCCGGGCAGACTATGTCGTGATGGCGACCGGGAACTTTGATCCGGCGGCTCTGCCCGGCATCTCGCAGGCAGCCCAGGACTCCGGAGCGTACTGCCATAACGCGTGGACGGCGGAAACCTATGATGCCCTGCCGCAGGATGCCCCGGTTGCCTTGATTGGCACCGGTCTTACCGGCATAGATGTGGTGTTGCGGCTGCGGGAACTTGGACATCGCGGCATCATCACCGCGGTATCGCGCCACGGCATCTTGCCGAACCGTCACGCCGGGTATGTCCCCCTGACGCAGAGCGCGATTCCTTCCGGGACTGAGCCGACCTGTCTTGCGTATGTGCGTGTGTTGCACGCGGTATTGCGGCATGGAGTTTCGTGGCGCGCTGCGATCGATAGTTTGCGTGCGACGACCAACGACCTGTGGTTGGCTCTCCCGTTGCGTGAGCAGGAACGCTTTCGCCGCCACCTGCAGCGTCGCTGGGATGTGGTGCGGCACCGCATGGCTCCCACAATTGCGGACAGGATTGAGGCAGAGCTGCGCGCCGGAACACTGGTGATCCGCAAGGGACATCTTGCCCGGGTGGAGGCTCTTGCGCAGGGCGCTGCGGTGGCCCTTCGAACCCGGGTTGGAGTGGAGACATTTACGACGACGCGTGTGATCAACTGTACCGGCCCCGGCATGAACTATCGCCGCGTGAACTCACCGTTGTTGGACAGCCTGTTTGCGCAGGGATTGATTGTGCCGGGGCCGCTTGGCGGAGGCTTTTACTGCGACAGCGATGGCGCCATGATCGACGCTGATGGAAACGCGTCAGAGGTGTTGTTCAACCTTGGTCCGGGACGTCTGGGAACGTTGCTTGAGTCGATTGCGGTACCTGAAATCCGCATGCAGGCGGTTGATCTGGCAGAGACGCTGCGAAAGTATTTGGAGCAACGTAAGTCCGCAGAGGCTGTGGGTGGACGCGATGAGGCGAAGCTTATGGAAGCGGTTGCATCGTGA
- a CDS encoding phosphocholine-specific phospholipase C → MKTRRDFLKMTAATAAGYSMLPPAIARALQLPANRRTGTIEDVEHVVILMQENRSFDHYFGTMRGVRGFGDPRPALMPNGKPVWHQPVASVKTKRYHSRGLSPKAEHVLPFYINPKRTTEFQAGTDHGWSSGHLAWNEGRWNEWVNQKQDVMTMGYLRRQDVSFHYALADAFTLCDGYFCSVHANTCPNRIYLWSGTIDAENRYGKRKNGPGLDERHHVNGYTWTTYPERLQKAGISWKLYQGGSGEPDTPVDNYTDNSLEFFAQYHVKEGADPKSPLVQQGVTDHTLREFREDVAKGRLSQVSWIVPPYKYSEHPEASPTDGAYYLSLVMDALTANPEVWSKTAFLINYDENDGLFDHIVPPMPPKAQEPGRFGMVSEELRDSLRDEFVDMDKVPGEKRPLVPNADPGGLQPIGLGPRVPLFVVSPWSTGGYVCSQVFDHTSVLQFLEKRFGIEEPNISKWRRAVCGDLTSAFDFSSPGAPKQTSFPAPQAIKSEHQPYSVPEPQTMPVQEKGSRPARALPYEFWVDCHVEPEKVWVELSNHGHAGAAFYIYDRLAAATAPRRYTVSAGDTLRDFWAAKPGDAYHLAVYGPNGYMAELAGKSGTDTPEVALRKGSGQKTLQLAAKNALAEARVLHAADAYTGWKSEFWSVAAKSEQKLDIALETSSGWFDVTVRAEDGFLRRFAGHLEDGKPSVSDPLLMTEA, encoded by the coding sequence ATGAAGACCAGACGCGACTTTCTCAAGATGACGGCTGCGACGGCTGCCGGGTACTCCATGCTTCCGCCTGCCATTGCGCGAGCCCTTCAGCTGCCTGCCAATCGCAGGACGGGAACGATTGAAGATGTAGAGCATGTCGTCATCCTGATGCAGGAAAACCGCTCGTTTGACCATTACTTTGGCACCATGCGCGGCGTGCGCGGCTTTGGCGATCCCCGCCCGGCGCTGATGCCCAACGGCAAGCCAGTGTGGCACCAGCCGGTGGCGAGCGTAAAGACCAAGCGGTACCACAGCCGTGGCCTCTCGCCAAAGGCGGAACATGTTCTGCCCTTCTACATCAATCCGAAGCGTACAACCGAGTTTCAGGCAGGAACCGACCATGGATGGAGCAGTGGCCACCTGGCATGGAATGAAGGCCGATGGAATGAGTGGGTAAACCAGAAGCAGGATGTCATGACGATGGGATACCTTCGCCGCCAGGACGTCAGCTTCCACTATGCTCTGGCGGATGCCTTCACGCTGTGCGATGGCTATTTCTGCTCTGTGCATGCCAACACCTGCCCCAACCGCATCTATCTATGGTCGGGAACCATTGATGCCGAGAACCGGTATGGCAAGCGGAAGAACGGTCCGGGACTGGATGAACGGCACCATGTGAATGGCTACACCTGGACCACCTATCCGGAGCGGTTACAGAAGGCCGGCATCAGCTGGAAGCTGTACCAGGGTGGATCCGGCGAACCGGATACGCCGGTCGATAACTACACGGACAACTCGCTCGAGTTCTTTGCGCAGTACCACGTCAAGGAAGGCGCCGATCCAAAGAGTCCGCTGGTGCAGCAGGGCGTTACCGATCACACGCTGCGTGAGTTTCGTGAGGACGTGGCGAAGGGGCGGTTGTCGCAGGTTTCGTGGATTGTGCCGCCATACAAGTACTCTGAGCACCCCGAGGCTTCCCCGACCGATGGAGCGTACTACCTCTCGCTGGTGATGGATGCGCTTACGGCGAATCCTGAGGTCTGGAGCAAGACGGCCTTCCTGATCAACTACGACGAGAACGACGGCCTGTTCGATCACATTGTTCCTCCGATGCCGCCGAAGGCGCAGGAGCCGGGAAGATTCGGCATGGTCTCCGAGGAGTTGCGGGACAGCCTGCGGGACGAGTTCGTGGATATGGACAAGGTTCCGGGGGAGAAGCGTCCGCTGGTACCGAACGCCGATCCGGGTGGCCTGCAGCCGATTGGGCTCGGGCCGCGCGTGCCGCTGTTTGTGGTCTCGCCGTGGAGCACGGGAGGCTATGTGTGTTCGCAGGTCTTCGACCACACCTCGGTCCTGCAGTTTCTGGAAAAGCGTTTTGGCATTGAGGAGCCGAACATCAGCAAGTGGCGTCGCGCGGTGTGCGGTGATCTGACCTCGGCCTTTGACTTCTCGAGCCCAGGAGCACCCAAGCAGACCTCGTTTCCCGCACCCCAGGCGATCAAGTCAGAACATCAGCCGTACAGTGTGCCGGAGCCACAGACCATGCCGGTGCAGGAAAAGGGAAGCCGTCCCGCACGTGCGTTGCCCTATGAGTTCTGGGTCGACTGCCATGTGGAGCCGGAGAAGGTCTGGGTCGAGTTAAGCAATCATGGCCATGCAGGTGCGGCGTTCTATATTTACGACCGTTTAGCCGCAGCCACTGCGCCGCGGCGCTATACCGTCTCAGCCGGAGATACGCTGCGCGATTTCTGGGCGGCGAAGCCGGGGGATGCCTATCACCTTGCCGTATACGGTCCAAACGGATACATGGCGGAGCTTGCCGGAAAGTCCGGTACGGATACGCCGGAGGTCGCGCTCCGCAAAGGGAGCGGTCAAAAGACCCTGCAGCTGGCGGCGAAGAATGCCTTGGCCGAAGCGCGTGTTCTGCATGCTGCCGATGCCTATACAGGCTGGAAGAGCGAATTCTGGAGCGTCGCCGCGAAGTCAGAGCAGAAGCTGGACATTGCGCTGGAAACAAGCTCGGGCTGGTTTGATGTGACGGTACGTGCAGAAGACGGCTTCCTGCGGCGGTTCGCAGGTCATCTTGAGGATGGAAAGCCGAGCGTCAGCGATCCATTGCTGATGACCGAAGCCTGA
- a CDS encoding TonB-dependent receptor, with translation MGSSTVRAVSAVCDWRDMTVRHFRLLLFVVLCVGLLSSASWAQSTQGSILGTVKDSSGAVLPNAAVKLTGVDTGTVRSGRADSSGAYQFMNLNAGRYQVEVTADGFKTQVLQNLTLTARQELRADAVLSVGNLSQEVSVDANGAGVIETDNPSIDATLSSAAVRDLPANYRASSNGTSPLNMIQTLPGVQSDANGNFSVQGGLPFQTDVTVDGITTRSATGGNAPIQNAFPSGDSIAEMRVDGVLNAAEFGQPGEVTTTTKGGTNQLHGGVFWYHQDSGLNAKPWGSVTKPKLVTNDYGATLGGPVVLPHLYNGHDRTFFFGTYEGYRSPRTSPYTATVPTAAMKRGDFSAVQGLTSLKNPNTGGTYPLSAVPINTVAQKFLSFFPDPNLGNANVYVPGAVNYSSNKSTSLFSNQFDIRGDQYFGQKALVFARFTWKNYTQDGQQPLLVPSSTTSYQDRIFLVAGNYNFTSSLINEFRYGFTFDTNGKVNPFDGKAFTNGSGLQGLQNLFFNGIPELDFGDLTSLDAGRLTAITKSRTHVFVDNLSWVKGRHSMKFGVDIRKMQAVTPLGFNGADNYGTFDYSSAMFTGQEFADFLIGTPNTTFYDVVQGDNDGRTMHYHFYAQDQWRVSDRLTLSYGLRYEYHPAYHDPSGNIGNFDPSVAKSGRVIYPTGKGSLVSVDYLNSFNSCGLGQTSGKAAVNGAACTPTVDNSQAGLPDGLRTAVKLRFAPRFGFAWRPFGGNRTVVRGGYGLYNITLLGSNFYSLTGTLQANTVQYSNTQTSTGPSYVWPQIYAGAGTSSNTTSSYGQAYFGTANDIKWVDPYSHQFSLSVDRDLGRGYGLRVSYIGMTTKHLVWAPNLNDLPYSSTVSAYNQPLSARPFPNWGTINSRSTGGSAAYHSGQVDFHHSMTDGLTFDTTYTFAKNLTNNQGPASTTFAGESGGSRASYGYDPDVDRGQAAGTRRHRWNTTLMYALPFGRGKQFGGNMSRWADLAVGGWQLSSIFVAQSGPFLAPYFPGGQGDPSGTGAGLNSAANGGAYPGRNQKVDRLVGVSAVSTARTAAKWFNAAAFGCPGDPTWTPGSQCHTGRGQAGDRLPIGRFGNMQNNSIVGPGTVNLSAGLSKTFALTERISLRTEGTFTNILNKANLGIPNMNLSSSAFGAITSAATASDFSGARTGQISARLQF, from the coding sequence ATGGGGTCGTCTACTGTCCGGGCAGTGTCAGCGGTTTGCGACTGGAGAGATATGACAGTCAGGCATTTCCGATTGCTACTTTTTGTTGTTTTGTGTGTGGGGCTTTTGAGCTCAGCCAGCTGGGCACAATCCACTCAGGGGTCAATTCTTGGCACGGTGAAGGACAGCAGTGGCGCTGTGCTTCCGAACGCTGCCGTGAAGTTGACGGGTGTCGATACCGGTACCGTGAGATCAGGCCGTGCGGACTCCTCCGGCGCCTACCAGTTTATGAACCTGAACGCAGGCCGTTACCAGGTTGAGGTGACAGCCGATGGGTTCAAGACCCAGGTGCTGCAGAACCTTACACTGACAGCCCGTCAGGAACTTCGTGCGGATGCTGTGCTTTCAGTCGGTAACCTGTCGCAGGAAGTTTCCGTGGATGCCAACGGAGCGGGTGTTATTGAGACGGACAATCCGTCGATTGACGCGACTCTCTCTTCCGCCGCCGTGCGCGACCTCCCAGCCAACTATCGGGCCAGCTCCAATGGCACAAGCCCTCTGAACATGATCCAGACGCTGCCCGGCGTGCAAAGCGACGCGAATGGTAATTTCTCGGTGCAGGGCGGCTTACCCTTCCAGACGGATGTCACGGTCGACGGCATCACGACCCGCAGCGCAACCGGTGGAAACGCTCCCATTCAGAACGCCTTTCCTTCTGGCGACTCGATTGCTGAAATGCGCGTGGACGGCGTACTGAACGCCGCCGAGTTCGGCCAGCCGGGTGAAGTCACCACGACCACCAAAGGCGGCACGAATCAGCTGCATGGCGGCGTCTTCTGGTACCACCAGGACTCCGGCCTGAATGCGAAACCCTGGGGCTCGGTCACGAAGCCGAAGCTTGTGACCAATGACTATGGTGCAACACTGGGCGGACCGGTGGTTCTGCCTCACCTCTATAACGGCCACGACCGGACCTTCTTCTTCGGAACCTATGAAGGCTACCGCAGCCCTCGTACCAGCCCTTACACGGCGACTGTACCCACGGCGGCCATGAAGCGTGGCGACTTCTCGGCGGTGCAGGGACTTACCTCGCTGAAGAACCCCAACACGGGTGGAACGTATCCACTTAGTGCTGTCCCGATCAACACGGTGGCGCAGAAGTTCCTCTCGTTCTTCCCGGATCCCAATCTGGGCAACGCCAACGTGTATGTTCCGGGCGCGGTGAACTACAGCAGCAACAAGAGCACCTCGTTGTTCTCAAACCAGTTCGACATTCGCGGTGACCAGTACTTCGGTCAGAAGGCGCTGGTCTTCGCGCGCTTTACCTGGAAGAACTACACGCAGGATGGCCAACAGCCGCTGCTGGTGCCTTCCAGCACGACCTCTTACCAGGACCGCATCTTCCTGGTTGCGGGCAACTATAACTTCACGTCGAGCCTGATCAACGAGTTCCGCTACGGCTTTACCTTCGATACCAACGGCAAGGTGAATCCGTTCGACGGCAAGGCGTTTACCAATGGCTCTGGCCTGCAGGGTTTACAGAACCTTTTCTTCAACGGCATTCCCGAGCTCGACTTCGGCGACCTGACCAGCCTGGATGCGGGACGTCTGACCGCGATTACGAAGTCTCGTACGCATGTGTTTGTGGATAACCTGAGCTGGGTCAAGGGTCGCCACAGCATGAAGTTCGGTGTGGATATCCGCAAGATGCAGGCGGTGACTCCGCTTGGCTTCAACGGCGCGGACAACTACGGTACGTTTGACTACTCGTCGGCGATGTTTACCGGCCAGGAGTTCGCGGACTTCCTGATCGGTACGCCGAACACCACCTTCTATGACGTGGTGCAGGGCGACAACGATGGCCGCACCATGCACTATCACTTTTATGCGCAGGACCAGTGGCGTGTCTCCGACCGGCTAACGCTGAGCTATGGTCTTCGCTATGAGTATCACCCGGCGTATCACGACCCCAGCGGCAACATCGGTAACTTCGATCCGTCGGTTGCCAAGTCGGGCCGCGTCATCTATCCCACGGGCAAGGGCAGCCTGGTGTCTGTGGACTACCTGAACAGCTTCAACTCCTGCGGTCTGGGCCAGACAAGCGGCAAGGCTGCGGTCAACGGAGCAGCCTGCACGCCGACGGTCGACAACAGCCAGGCCGGTCTGCCGGATGGTCTGCGCACGGCGGTGAAGCTGCGTTTTGCTCCGCGCTTCGGATTCGCGTGGCGTCCGTTTGGAGGTAACCGTACGGTTGTCCGTGGTGGTTATGGCTTGTACAACATCACCTTGCTGGGTTCCAACTTCTACTCGCTGACCGGGACACTGCAGGCCAACACTGTGCAGTACAGCAACACGCAGACTTCGACCGGTCCGTCGTATGTATGGCCGCAGATCTACGCCGGTGCCGGCACCAGTTCCAACACCACCAGCAGCTATGGCCAGGCGTACTTTGGCACGGCCAACGATATCAAGTGGGTCGATCCTTACTCGCACCAGTTCTCGCTGTCGGTGGATCGCGATCTCGGACGCGGCTATGGCCTGCGCGTCTCCTACATCGGTATGACCACGAAGCATCTGGTGTGGGCTCCGAACCTGAACGACCTGCCGTACTCCAGCACGGTTTCGGCGTATAACCAGCCCCTGTCGGCGCGTCCGTTCCCGAACTGGGGAACCATCAACAGCCGTTCGACGGGTGGCTCCGCGGCGTATCACTCCGGCCAGGTAGATTTCCACCATTCCATGACGGATGGCCTGACCTTCGATACCACCTATACCTTCGCCAAGAACCTGACCAACAACCAGGGACCGGCGAGTACGACCTTCGCTGGTGAGAGCGGCGGATCGCGTGCTTCGTATGGTTACGATCCGGATGTGGACCGTGGCCAGGCGGCCGGTACCCGCCGTCATCGCTGGAACACGACGCTGATGTATGCGCTGCCCTTCGGCCGCGGCAAGCAATTTGGTGGCAACATGAGCCGCTGGGCTGACCTTGCGGTGGGTGGCTGGCAGTTGAGCAGCATCTTTGTTGCGCAGAGCGGACCGTTCCTTGCCCCCTACTTCCCGGGCGGACAAGGCGATCCTTCCGGCACTGGCGCTGGTCTGAACAGCGCTGCCAACGGTGGTGCCTATCCGGGCCGCAACCAGAAGGTGGACCGCCTTGTGGGAGTAAGTGCCGTTTCCACGGCGCGCACTGCGGCAAAGTGGTTCAACGCGGCTGCCTTTGGCTGCCCTGGCGATCCGACCTGGACGCCGGGCTCGCAGTGCCACACCGGTCGCGGACAGGCGGGTGACCGTCTGCCCATTGGCCGCTTTGGCAACATGCAGAACAACTCGATTGTTGGCCCTGGAACGGTGAACCTGTCGGCGGGACTCAGCAAGACCTTCGCTCTGACCGAGCGTATCTCGCTGCGAACGGAAGGCACCTTTACCAACATTCTGAACAAGGCAAACCTCGGGATTCCGAACATGAATCTTTCGAGCAGCGCCTTCGGCGCCATTACCTCGGCTGCGACCGCCTCTGACTTCAGTGGAGCGCGTACCGGCCAGATTTCGGCCCGTCTGCAGTTCTAA
- a CDS encoding ComEC/Rec2 family competence protein, with protein sequence MSLIPAFSLTMRRPFRRVATLLLAAAIGAPSLHAQSSSPMRIYFVDVEGGQATLFVLPDHTSLMVDAGFPGNGGRDSQRIAETVKKAGLSRIDYLLTTHYHLDHLGGLQELLALVPVGTLIDHGPNHETGVPGTVQNFQTYQATLQSGKYKHITVKPGDKLPLPGVDLTFVSSDGKVLDHSLPGAGQKNATCAAPDTMPDGLDTPGQVENAYSAGFEMNFGKLRILDLGDLTWDKERPLMCPVNKIGHINLLVVSHHGSKPSSSPVLINGIAPQAAIMDNGETKGGFVRVLDTIRNAPNKPDLWQLHYALEGGDQHNTGKDMIANLLSTEGEEAAKQLAAGKPLPAVTSHTKDAGNMITVEAYPDGRFTVTNGRNGFAKKYSAR encoded by the coding sequence ATGTCCCTGATTCCGGCATTTTCCCTCACCATGCGCCGTCCTTTTCGCCGTGTCGCCACCCTGTTGCTGGCAGCAGCCATCGGCGCTCCGTCTCTCCACGCCCAAAGCAGTTCGCCGATGCGCATCTATTTTGTGGACGTGGAGGGCGGCCAGGCCACTCTCTTTGTCCTGCCGGACCACACCTCGCTGATGGTGGATGCTGGCTTCCCCGGCAATGGCGGCCGCGACTCCCAGCGCATTGCCGAGACGGTGAAGAAAGCGGGACTTTCGCGGATCGATTATCTTCTGACGACGCACTACCACCTGGATCACCTGGGCGGTCTGCAGGAGCTTCTCGCCCTTGTTCCGGTTGGAACGCTTATCGACCACGGCCCGAACCACGAAACCGGGGTACCGGGAACAGTGCAGAACTTTCAGACCTACCAGGCCACGCTGCAGTCCGGAAAATACAAGCACATCACCGTCAAGCCCGGTGACAAGCTTCCCCTCCCCGGCGTTGACCTCACCTTTGTCAGCTCTGACGGCAAGGTGCTGGACCATTCGCTGCCCGGAGCAGGGCAAAAGAATGCCACCTGCGCCGCGCCTGACACGATGCCCGATGGACTGGATACGCCCGGGCAGGTAGAGAACGCCTACTCCGCCGGCTTTGAAATGAACTTCGGCAAACTGCGCATCCTTGACCTTGGCGACCTGACCTGGGACAAGGAACGGCCGCTGATGTGCCCCGTGAACAAGATCGGGCATATCAATCTGCTGGTCGTCTCCCACCATGGCTCCAAGCCAAGCTCGAGCCCGGTCCTGATCAATGGCATTGCTCCACAGGCAGCCATTATGGACAACGGTGAGACCAAGGGCGGCTTTGTGCGCGTGCTCGATACCATTCGCAACGCTCCGAACAAGCCTGATCTATGGCAGCTGCACTACGCCCTGGAAGGCGGAGACCAGCACAACACCGGCAAGGATATGATTGCGAACCTGCTCTCCACCGAAGGCGAGGAAGCAGCCAAACAGCTGGCTGCGGGAAAGCCGCTTCCTGCTGTCACCTCGCACACGAAGGATGCCGGCAACATGATCACCGTCGAAGCCTATCCAGACGGCCGCTTCACCGTGACCAATGGCCGCAACGGCTTCGCTAAGAAATACAGCGCACGTTGA
- a CDS encoding TolC family protein encodes METDSTVCVSPSLRSHLLRGIGFLLLAACIASPLPAQTATGLSLHDVVQKALASPQVAVLDSEIAQVQAGIRQAGLGPNPKLYLSSEDIAPWSRTFDFANQTEDLGYIGQTIEIAGKRGKRVDLARARLDLSKADRTLKVNQLIGRVTLAYWTAVSQQRIVNLLNEDIHAVDEIVRYNKERLDAGAARGVDLLRMQIERDRLAITLETAMRDARQAKLDLFKQAGIESSDAALIDPLDAVREIQPADISVILEQRSDILAARAAVRAAEADLRLQRANAIPDPDFFGGYKRNTGDNTAYAGLQISLPFRNRNQGEVERARAAVTSAQAQLAALEQQTKTEVEQAYSGYTAQRDIVQKTVPDMRQRARVNLQTITEAYHLGGTDLLRLIDAQRTEFDVEVTAVRAMAQLQQAATQLLLAYGVQP; translated from the coding sequence TTGGAAACTGACTCTACCGTGTGTGTTTCTCCTTCACTCCGCAGCCACCTGCTGCGGGGCATCGGTTTTTTATTGCTTGCTGCCTGCATCGCATCTCCGCTTCCAGCGCAGACCGCGACCGGGCTCTCACTGCATGATGTGGTGCAGAAGGCGCTGGCCAGCCCGCAGGTCGCCGTTCTTGATTCCGAAATCGCACAGGTACAGGCGGGCATTCGCCAGGCGGGCCTCGGCCCCAATCCCAAGCTCTATCTGAGCTCAGAAGACATCGCACCCTGGTCCAGAACATTTGACTTCGCCAATCAGACCGAGGATCTGGGATACATCGGCCAGACCATCGAGATTGCCGGCAAGCGCGGCAAGCGAGTGGATCTCGCCCGTGCGCGGCTTGACTTGAGCAAGGCAGACCGAACCCTCAAGGTCAATCAACTGATAGGCCGCGTCACGCTGGCCTACTGGACCGCCGTAAGCCAGCAACGGATCGTCAACCTGCTCAACGAGGATATCCACGCAGTCGACGAGATTGTGCGCTACAACAAGGAGCGTCTTGATGCGGGTGCGGCACGCGGCGTCGATCTCCTTCGCATGCAGATTGAACGGGACCGGCTTGCCATCACGCTTGAGACCGCCATGCGCGATGCCCGCCAGGCAAAGCTCGATCTCTTCAAGCAAGCAGGCATTGAGTCCTCTGATGCAGCCTTGATCGATCCCCTGGATGCCGTGCGCGAGATTCAGCCGGCAGATATCTCCGTCATCCTGGAACAGCGATCCGACATCCTTGCCGCCCGTGCTGCCGTACGAGCCGCCGAGGCCGATCTTCGCCTGCAGCGAGCCAACGCCATCCCCGACCCCGACTTCTTCGGCGGCTACAAACGCAATACCGGCGACAACACCGCCTATGCAGGCCTGCAGATCTCGCTGCCCTTCCGCAACCGCAACCAGGGAGAGGTGGAGCGAGCGCGTGCCGCGGTTACGTCCGCACAGGCCCAACTGGCCGCCCTGGAACAGCAGACGAAGACCGAGGTCGAACAGGCTTACTCCGGCTACACCGCTCAGCGCGACATTGTGCAGAAGACCGTTCCGGACATGCGGCAACGCGCCAGAGTGAATCTGCAAACCATTACCGAGGCCTACCATCTGGGCGGAACAGACCTGCTCAGGCTCATCGATGCCCAGCGAACCGAGTTTGATGTGGAGGTCACCGCCGTACGTGCGATGGCTCAACTGCAGCAAGCCGCAACCCAGCTTCTTCTGGCCTATGGAGTCCAGCCATGA
- a CDS encoding efflux RND transporter periplasmic adaptor subunit — MNRKSLLSLWAVMLVPALGCHSKSENATASQQGSVTGMQAASEPKASVPADSIKIARQDQSRAGIQVASVTVRSVPQVLTVSGQVILDEKHTNHIGALADGRIENVSVLPGDPVRRGQTMANLHSHTVHETVAALTQAFASAARQKSAVSYAEQVRDRYTKLYSIQAASLEEKQKSEQDLASAQRDLISANATVQAEREHLAEILQVSPEWLQPNNLLEKELVPVRAVADGVVITRNITPGQVVTTGDELFATSNLSTVWVSAAVSEKDVAKMHVGSKAIVTMQASANVQLPGTVAMIGDLVDPQTRTLPVRIQVANPGTQLRPGMFVSSAISEPEVRNAIFVPQNALQDVNGFRVVFVTPDGVSFHAAPVTVGTKSDDLVEITDGLKPGDKVVTNGAFMVKGELLKGSVGD; from the coding sequence ATGAACCGGAAATCTCTCCTGAGCCTGTGGGCCGTCATGCTTGTCCCGGCGCTTGGATGCCATTCGAAGTCTGAGAATGCCACAGCCAGCCAACAGGGTTCTGTCACAGGAATGCAGGCTGCGAGCGAGCCGAAGGCCTCAGTCCCTGCCGACTCCATCAAGATCGCGCGCCAGGACCAGTCCCGTGCCGGCATCCAGGTCGCGAGCGTTACTGTCCGCAGCGTTCCACAGGTGCTCACCGTCTCCGGGCAGGTCATTCTCGATGAGAAGCACACCAACCATATCGGCGCTCTGGCCGACGGACGTATCGAAAACGTCTCGGTGCTTCCCGGCGACCCGGTCCGCCGCGGACAAACCATGGCCAACCTGCACAGCCACACCGTGCATGAGACTGTAGCCGCCCTCACCCAGGCCTTCGCCAGCGCCGCCCGTCAGAAGAGCGCTGTCAGCTATGCCGAACAGGTGCGCGACCGCTACACAAAGCTTTATTCCATCCAGGCAGCGTCGCTTGAAGAGAAGCAGAAGTCCGAGCAGGACCTTGCCTCTGCCCAGCGTGACCTGATCAGCGCCAATGCCACCGTGCAGGCGGAGCGCGAACATCTTGCTGAAATTCTGCAGGTAAGTCCGGAATGGCTGCAGCCCAATAACCTTCTCGAAAAAGAGCTGGTCCCAGTTCGCGCAGTCGCCGATGGAGTTGTGATCACGCGCAATATCACCCCGGGCCAGGTGGTGACCACGGGCGATGAACTCTTCGCTACCTCAAACCTCTCCACCGTCTGGGTGAGCGCAGCAGTCAGTGAAAAAGACGTCGCGAAGATGCATGTGGGCAGCAAAGCCATCGTAACCATGCAGGCGTCAGCGAATGTGCAACTGCCAGGCACGGTCGCCATGATTGGCGACCTTGTCGATCCGCAGACACGCACCCTGCCTGTCCGCATCCAGGTGGCCAACCCCGGCACACAGCTACGGCCCGGCATGTTCGTCAGCTCCGCTATCTCTGAGCCCGAGGTACGCAATGCTATCTTTGTTCCGCAGAATGCGCTGCAGGACGTCAACGGCTTCCGTGTTGTCTTCGTCACGCCCGATGGAGTCTCCTTCCACGCCGCTCCCGTTACCGTCGGCACAAAGAGTGATGATCTTGTTGAGATCACTGATGGTCTAAAACCTGGCGACAAGGTCGTCACCAATGGCGCCTTCATGGTGAAGGGCGAACTGCTCAAAGGCTCCGTGGGAGACTGA